GGGAGCCGACGCCGAGGCAGCCCTGGGTGTGGCCCAGCGCATCCACGCCACGCTGGCCACGGGCCACCCGCTGGACTGCGAGGTGAGCATAGGGCTGACCAGCTGGACCGGGCCACAAGAAACCCTGGACGCCATGCTCTCCCGAGCCGATGCCGCCCTCTACCGCGCCAAGGAAGAAGGCCGCAACCGCACTGTGGTGGGCTGAAATCTCTTCCAGTAAGGCGACTCAGGCCGTCTGCGTGGCCACACCGGCCGATTCAAAACTCGCCATCTCGCGCAGCACGGCACAGGCCGATCGCAGCAACGGCCAGGCCAGCGCCGCGCCCGAGCCCTCGCCCAAGCGCAAGCCCAGGTCCAGCAGAGGCTCGGCCTGCATCTGTTCCAGCATCAGGCTGTGGCCCCGCTCGCCCGAGCGGTGGGCGAACACACAGCGCTGCAGCACCTGCGGCGCGATGCGGCTGGCCACCAGCACGGCCGCGCTGGTGATAAAACCGTCCACCACAATCACGCGCCGCTCGGCCGCTGCCTGCAGCACCGCGCCCACCAGCGTGGCCACTTCATAGCCGCCCAGCGCGGCCAGGGCATCCAGCGGGCTGGTGGCGCCGGCATTGGCGTCCAGCGCCTGCTGCAACACCGCGCGCTTGCGTTCGATGCCTGCGGCATCCAGCCCGGTTCCCGCGCCCGTCACCTCGGCCAGCGGCAGCCCTGCCAGGCGCGCCAGCAGCAGCGATGCCACCGAGGTGTTGGCAATGCCCATCTCGCCCAGCAGCAAGGCGTTACCCGGCAGCCCACGCACCACCTCCACCCCGTTGGCCAGCGCCTGGGCACATTGCTCGGCACTCATGGCCGGGCCAACGGAGGCATCCTGCGTGCCCGCTGCCACCTTGCGCAGCAACAAGCGGGGCTGGCCGGGTGCCGCATCGCGCGCAGCAATGGGCCTGGCCACACCACAGTCCACCACCGTGAGGCCCAGGCCATGCTGGCGGGCCAGCACGCTGACTGCCGCGCCACCCGCCAAAAAGTTCTCCACCATCTGCCAAGTCACATCGCTCGGGAACGCCGAGACACCACGCGCGGCCAGGCCATGGTCGCCCGCACACACCAGCATCTGGGGAGCATGCAGCACGGGGGATTCGGCACCCAAGATCACGCCCAAGCGCAGCGCCAGGCGCTCCAGCAGGCCCAGCGAGCCCAAGGGCTTGGTCTTGTGGTCAATGACGTGCTGCAGGCGGCTGGCCAACGCGGCATCATGCAGGTCATCAACGGTGGGAATCACAAATGCTGAGGTCATGGTGATGGAAAACACAAAGAACGCCGTGCACAAAGCGGCACAGCAGGGTTTTGAAAAAGAGGCACAGGCCTATGCGCGCGGCAGGCCGGACTACCCGGCGGCGCTGTCGGCTTGGCTGGCACAGCCGTTGGGACTGGGCCCCGGCCGCGAGGTGGCCGATGTGGGTGCGGGTACTGGCAAGTTCACAGCCCTGCTCGCAACCACCGGGGCCACAGTGGTGGGCGTGGAGCCCGTGGACGCCATGCGCGCCAAGATCGAAGCCTTGCAACTGCCCACGGTGCGCGCCGTGGCGGGCACAGCCCAGGCCATTCCGCTGCCATCCGGCACACTCGATGCCGTGGTCTGTGCGCAGGCCTTCCATTGGTTTGCCACCCGCGAAGCCCTGGACGAATTCCACCGCATGCTGCGCCCAAGCGGCAAGCTCGGGCTGGTGTGGAATGTGCGCGATGAGTCGGTGGACTGGGTGGCCGAGCTCACCACCATCATCACGCCCTACGAGGGCGATGCCCCGCGCTTCTACAAGGGCGACTGGCGCAAGCCTTTTCCGCACCCCGGCTTCGGCCCATTGGTCGAGACCCAGCTGACCCATGCGCATGTGGGGCCACCGCAGCAGGTCATCGTGGACCGTTTCATGTCGATCAGTTTCATCGCGGCCCTGCCGGATGCTGAACGCGCCAAGGTGCGCGCCCAGATCGAGGCTTTGATAGCCCGACACCCCGCGCTGCGCGGGCAGGACACCGTGCGCTTTCCGTACACCACCCTCGCCTGCCACTGCGAACGGGTGTGAGGGGCTGAATGGCGCCACGGTGCCCGGCGTGCTAAGGCGCCACCAGCGCATCCAGCACACCCGGTGTAAAGCTGGTGCCCAGGAAGCCTGCGAGTCCGTCAAACACGCTGTCCAGCGTGGGCGCCTGCGCGCCAAACAGCGCGTGCAGCACCGCCGCGTCCTCGAACAGGCCGTGCAGGTACACCCCCAGCACATTGCCCGCCGGGTTCTGCCAGGCAATGCCAGGGATGACCTCGCGCGCCACATCGCCCTTGGCAGCCATGGCCGGGTGCTGGGCGGTCTGGCCGTGGTGGATTTCGTAGCCGGTGGCGGGTACACCGGCCAACGCGGCCCAGGCGCCCTGCGCTGCTCCAAACTGCGTCTGCGTGCGTTGCACGGTCTTGGCGACCTCGAAGGTGGTGACCAGCGGTAGCAGGCCCAGGCCCGGGGCATTGCCATCAATACCTGCGGTGTCGATCAGCGCCTCGCCCAGCATCTGCAGGCCGCCACACACGCCCAGCACCGTGCCGCCCTGCCCCGCATGCTGGGCGATGGCCTGGTCCAGCCCCTGCGCGCGCAGCCAGGCCAGGTCGGCGGCGGTGGACTTGGAGCCGGGCAGCACCACCCAGTCGGTGGGCCTGAGGCCCGCCAGGTCGGCCGGGCTGCGCGCCCACAGCAGGCGCACGCCGGGCACATTCTTGAGTGGCTGGAACTCGTCCAGGTTGCTGATGCGCGGGTAGGCCACCACGGCCACGGTGGTGTGCACCGCGCCCGCTGACAACGTGCGGTCATCGAACACACCGTCCTCCTCGGGCAGGCCGTGGCGCCATTGCATGGGGATGGTGGCCACGGTGGGCACACCCGTGAGGTCTTGCAGCATCTGCGGCGCAGGCGCCAGCAGGCTGGCATCGCCGCGAAACTTGTTGAGCACAAAGCCTTGGATCAGCGCGCGCTCGTCCTCGGGCAGCAGCGCCCAGGTGCCGTACAGGTGGGCGAACGCGCCGCCCCGGTCGATGTCGGTCACCAGCAGGCAGCGTGCATCGGCATGGCGGGCCACGCGCATGTTCACGATGTCGCTGGCGTGCAGGTTGATTTCGGCGGGCGAGCCTGCGCCCTCGATCACAACCACATCGTTTTCGGCGCGCAGTGCATCGAGGGCTGCGGCGATCTGCGGCCACACCTTTTCGCTGCGGCCGCGCCAGGGCATGGCCGTGAGCTCGGCGCTCACCTGCCCCATCAGCACCACCTGGCTGTGCGTGTCGGCCTCGGGCTTGAGCAGCAGCGGGTTCATGCGCACCTCAGGCTCGGCGCGGGCTGCCAGCGCCTGGAAATACTGCGCGCTGCCGATCTCGCCCATCAAGCCCGCAGGGCCCGGCACCACACGCGCGTTGTTGCTCATGTTCTGCGCCTTGAAGGGCGCGACCTTGAGGCCCAGGTTGCTGTAGTAGCGGCACAGTGCAGTGGTGAGCCAGCTTTTGCCGGCGCCGCTGGTGGTGCCCAGCACCATCACGCAGCGGGCTCGTGGGGAAGAGGTGGAGAAAGTCACGGCAGTGGGCGGACCATGCGGTCCATGATGTGTTCGAGGGCTGCCGCCGCATCGGTGCAGCGGCCGGTGTGCACAGGCGAGGTCTGGATGATGGCGCTGCGTTTGGCGGTGAGCCAGTGAAAGCGCTGGCGGTACGGCAGGCGGGCAATGGGACCACAGGCTTCGTCACCCGCACAGATGGCCACGATGGCAGCCAGGTGGCGGCGCACGGTGTCGATGTCGGCGTGCGGGTCCAAGGCCAGCAGCCGCGCTTCGTCGAGAGCAATGGCGGCCTGCAAAAAGCCGGTGCGCTGGCACGACAGGATCACGCCCGCGTTGATGAACTCTTCGCGCTCCACGCGCGGCACCACGCGCACGATGGCGTAGTCATACACCTCAGGCGCGTGCATCGACGGCCTCCTTCAACGCATTCACCCAGGTGGCGCGCCCGGCCAAGCGGGCGCAGAAGTAGTCCACATAGGCCTGGCGGTGGGTCGCGGCGGCGGTCAGCAGGCCTTCTTCGTGGTCTGCGCCGGCCAGCAACAAGAACTCGTCGGGCACCTCGGCCAGGATGCCAGCCACCACCTCGGGCGTGAGGCGTGCGGCCAGCTCCGCATCCACCTGCGCGAGCAGCGCGGCACGCGCCAGCAGCACATGGTCGGCAATCGGTGCAAAGGGTTTCGCGGGCTGCGCCACCGTGCCGTTCCACGCATGATGAAAGGTCAGCGCCGCGCCATGATCGATGAGCCAAGGCTGGCGGTGCCACATGAGCAGATTGGTGTTGCGCGCAGTGCGGTCCACATTGCCCACCAGCGCGTCGAACCACACGAGGCGGGAGGCGAAATCATCGGACACCACATCCACCGCCGGGTCGAAGTTGAGCGCACCCGACAAGTAATCCAGCCCCACGTTCAGGCCACCGCTGGCGCGCACCAGGTCCTGGATCTCGGGGTCGGGCTCGGTCTGCGCCAGTGCGGGGTCGAGCTGGGCCAGCACGATCTCGGGCACGGGCAGGCCCAGCGCACGGGCGATACCGCCCGCGATCATCTCGGACAGCAGCGCGCGCACGCCCTGCCCGGCGCCGCGGAACTTGAGCACGTAGGTACCCAGGTCGTCGCCTTCGACGATGGCAGGCATGGAGCCACCTTCACGCAGCGGCGTGACGTAGCGATTGACGGTGATGGTTCTCACAAGGTCTCCCTCGATCCGATGGAATGCGGGATGGTACGGCCCGGCAGTGCCTGCCATGCAGCCCGCAGCGCGTCTTGTGCGGCGGGCGCCAGCACCCCCAGGCGCACGGTGCCAGGCAGGCCGAACGATGTGGCGTCCCGCAGCTTGATGCCGCAGGAGCGCAGCGCCACCAGATCGCTCTGCAACGTCGTGGTGGCGGGCTGCGCGCAGAAGTAGTTGGCGAGGCTGCCCGCGTGCATGGCCCAGCCCAGGTCGGTGCACAAGGCCAGCTGGCGTGCCTTCCAGCCGCTCAGCGTGCGCAGGCTGTGCACCAGCCATTGCTGCACGCTGGCTTGCATCCACGCCTGCAGCAGGGCCACGCCATGGGCACCCACGGGCCAGGATGGCGCCAGGGCTGTGAGCGCACGCGCCTGCTCCTCGCAGTCCGATGGAGCAATCGCATAGGCGGCGCGCACGCCGGTGAGCCCCAGGGCCTTGTTAGGGGTCCAGAGCTGCCAGCAGGCCGAGGGCGTGCGCCGCGACGGCGCGCCCGTCCATGTGCCCTCAGGGTCCAGCCGAAGGGGGACATACGCGCAGTCGAGCACACGCCAGGCAGCGTCCGCGTCCCCCTGCCGCCAGGCGTGCAAAGCTGGATCTGTCAGGCCCAAAGGACTAGAGGGCTCGCAAGCCCACTGCAAACCTGCAGCCGACCGATCGCCCCTCAGCACCTCCAGCCCACGCACCTGCGCGGCCTGGGCGTAGTCGCCATAGCTGTGAGGTGGCACGACCACCTTCACGGAGCCCTGCTGCGCGGCCAGCGCGGTGATGCGGTGGATGAACTCGCTGGCACTGGCCGCCAGCACGATGCGGCCGGGGTCTACGCCGTGGAAGGCGCCCAGGGCCTCGCGCAGCGCCGTGTAGGCCGGGTCGGGGTAACGCGTCGCGTCGGCCGCCTGCACGGCGTGCAGCGCCTCGGGACATGGCCCGCAGGCATTGCTGTTGGTCGAGAAATCAAACAGAGGGACGCCCGCAGCGTCGGGGCCGCCATGCACAGGTGCGGAGGAACAACGGGGAGACGTCATGTGTGCGCCCAGGCAACCACCACCAACACCAAAAGCTGCAAGGCCGCCACCACCGGCACCATGGCCAGCACCACCTGCGTGCCCAGACGCGCAGCGCGCCGCGTATCCAGCGGCCCCGCCCTGCGGCCTTTGCTGTGCAGCGTGTACACACCGGGCTTGGCCAGGCGCACATTCAACGCCAGCGCCATGGCCGCCATGGGCCAGCCGCTGTTGGGGGATGGCGTCTTGCGCGCCTGGCGGGCCAGGGCAGAAAACGGCAGGCCCTTGGCCACCACGGCCAGCAACAAGGCGGTGATGCGCGCAGGCACCCACGACAGCACATCGTCCGCCCGCGCCGCCCACTTGCCCGCCCATTGCCAGTAGCGCCCGCTGCGCATGCCGGGGTAGCCCCACATGGCATCGGCCGTATTTGCAAAGCGGTACAGCGCAGCGCCGGGCAGGCCCAGCAGCGCAAACCAGAACAGCGGCGCCACCACCGAGTCGTTGAGGTTCTCGGCCAGCGACTCGATGGCCGACTCGCGCACCTGCACGGCGGTGAGTGCGCTCACGTCCCGGCTCACCAAGCGCGCCAGTTGCGCGCGCCCGGCGGGCAGTGACTGGCCCAGCGCTACCTCCACCGCCAGCACCTCGTCGTGCAGCATGCGCCAGGCCAGCAGGGGCTTGAGCAAAAACGCCAGCATCACCACAGCCAGCCAGGCCAGCAGCATCAAGGCCGCATGCTGCAGCCACCAGGAAACTATCAAAACAATAGCAGCCAGGGCAATCCACACTAGCGCCCCCAGCCAAAAACGCCGAAAGTCCCGTGCCACAGGCTGTAGCGGGGCCACCCACTCGCCCCCCCGGTGCAAGGCCGAGCCCATCCACACCACCGGATGCCAGCGCGCTGGCGGCTCACCCAGCCACCAGTCGATGGCCAGCGCCAACAGCGGCACGCCCAGGCCCACGGCCGCAGCCGGCCAGGCCCAGGTGGGCATCAGCAGGAAAAGCCAGGGGGTGGACACGAGGGCCAGGCCCTAGTC
Above is a window of Acidovorax sp. KKS102 DNA encoding:
- a CDS encoding class I SAM-dependent methyltransferase, whose translation is MVMENTKNAVHKAAQQGFEKEAQAYARGRPDYPAALSAWLAQPLGLGPGREVADVGAGTGKFTALLATTGATVVGVEPVDAMRAKIEALQLPTVRAVAGTAQAIPLPSGTLDAVVCAQAFHWFATREALDEFHRMLRPSGKLGLVWNVRDESVDWVAELTTIITPYEGDAPRFYKGDWRKPFPHPGFGPLVETQLTHAHVGPPQQVIVDRFMSISFIAALPDAERAKVRAQIEALIARHPALRGQDTVRFPYTTLACHCERV
- the cbiB gene encoding adenosylcobinamide-phosphate synthase CbiB, which codes for MPTWAWPAAAVGLGVPLLALAIDWWLGEPPARWHPVVWMGSALHRGGEWVAPLQPVARDFRRFWLGALVWIALAAIVLIVSWWLQHAALMLLAWLAVVMLAFLLKPLLAWRMLHDEVLAVEVALGQSLPAGRAQLARLVSRDVSALTAVQVRESAIESLAENLNDSVVAPLFWFALLGLPGAALYRFANTADAMWGYPGMRSGRYWQWAGKWAARADDVLSWVPARITALLLAVVAKGLPFSALARQARKTPSPNSGWPMAAMALALNVRLAKPGVYTLHSKGRRAGPLDTRRAARLGTQVVLAMVPVVAALQLLVLVVVAWAHT
- a CDS encoding aminotransferase class I/II-fold pyridoxal phosphate-dependent enzyme; the encoded protein is MTSPRCSSAPVHGGPDAAGVPLFDFSTNSNACGPCPEALHAVQAADATRYPDPAYTALREALGAFHGVDPGRIVLAASASEFIHRITALAAQQGSVKVVVPPHSYGDYAQAAQVRGLEVLRGDRSAAGLQWACEPSSPLGLTDPALHAWRQGDADAAWRVLDCAYVPLRLDPEGTWTGAPSRRTPSACWQLWTPNKALGLTGVRAAYAIAPSDCEEQARALTALAPSWPVGAHGVALLQAWMQASVQQWLVHSLRTLSGWKARQLALCTDLGWAMHAGSLANYFCAQPATTTLQSDLVALRSCGIKLRDATSFGLPGTVRLGVLAPAAQDALRAAWQALPGRTIPHSIGSRETL
- a CDS encoding DUF3037 domain-containing protein; the encoded protein is MHAPEVYDYAIVRVVPRVEREEFINAGVILSCQRTGFLQAAIALDEARLLALDPHADIDTVRRHLAAIVAICAGDEACGPIARLPYRQRFHWLTAKRSAIIQTSPVHTGRCTDAAAALEHIMDRMVRPLP
- a CDS encoding HipA family kinase, with protein sequence MRTITVNRYVTPLREGGSMPAIVEGDDLGTYVLKFRGAGQGVRALLSEMIAGGIARALGLPVPEIVLAQLDPALAQTEPDPEIQDLVRASGGLNVGLDYLSGALNFDPAVDVVSDDFASRLVWFDALVGNVDRTARNTNLLMWHRQPWLIDHGAALTFHHAWNGTVAQPAKPFAPIADHVLLARAALLAQVDAELAARLTPEVVAGILAEVPDEFLLLAGADHEEGLLTAAATHRQAYVDYFCARLAGRATWVNALKEAVDARA
- the cobT gene encoding nicotinate-nucleotide--dimethylbenzimidazole phosphoribosyltransferase, whose translation is MTSAFVIPTVDDLHDAALASRLQHVIDHKTKPLGSLGLLERLALRLGVILGAESPVLHAPQMLVCAGDHGLAARGVSAFPSDVTWQMVENFLAGGAAVSVLARQHGLGLTVVDCGVARPIAARDAAPGQPRLLLRKVAAGTQDASVGPAMSAEQCAQALANGVEVVRGLPGNALLLGEMGIANTSVASLLLARLAGLPLAEVTGAGTGLDAAGIERKRAVLQQALDANAGATSPLDALAALGGYEVATLVGAVLQAAAERRVIVVDGFITSAAVLVASRIAPQVLQRCVFAHRSGERGHSLMLEQMQAEPLLDLGLRLGEGSGAALAWPLLRSACAVLREMASFESAGVATQTA
- a CDS encoding cobyric acid synthase, with amino-acid sequence MVLGTTSGAGKSWLTTALCRYYSNLGLKVAPFKAQNMSNNARVVPGPAGLMGEIGSAQYFQALAARAEPEVRMNPLLLKPEADTHSQVVLMGQVSAELTAMPWRGRSEKVWPQIAAALDALRAENDVVVIEGAGSPAEINLHASDIVNMRVARHADARCLLVTDIDRGGAFAHLYGTWALLPEDERALIQGFVLNKFRGDASLLAPAPQMLQDLTGVPTVATIPMQWRHGLPEEDGVFDDRTLSAGAVHTTVAVVAYPRISNLDEFQPLKNVPGVRLLWARSPADLAGLRPTDWVVLPGSKSTAADLAWLRAQGLDQAIAQHAGQGGTVLGVCGGLQMLGEALIDTAGIDGNAPGLGLLPLVTTFEVAKTVQRTQTQFGAAQGAWAALAGVPATGYEIHHGQTAQHPAMAAKGDVAREVIPGIAWQNPAGNVLGVYLHGLFEDAAVLHALFGAQAPTLDSVFDGLAGFLGTSFTPGVLDALVAP